A single window of Rhodamnia argentea isolate NSW1041297 chromosome 5, ASM2092103v1, whole genome shotgun sequence DNA harbors:
- the LOC115751216 gene encoding zinc finger protein ZAT5-like yields the protein MEPSEEAALALGGPKEHTQIIIKGKRTKRQRPQSPILFVNAADSPISSEGGDGDCVEDGEGDKAADLSPSTSAKFHSGCTEEEEDMANCLILLAQGQSKEPPRRVVVQEDHDHSNKFNSKRYLEGYCVYECKTCNKTFPSFQALGGHRASHKKLKLATATAEEKPPLYKQFVFLPSSPDEGGGGEFKKVSTFPLGSINIHGSNGNCKKQAKIHECSICGAEFTSGQALGGHMRRHRLPVAVGAKPESDDESMRLSANGLLSLDLDLNLPAPEEEKCDHLFPLSSKQQHHHQNQSHPPIFVSAASAIVDCHY from the coding sequence ATGGAACCCTCGGAAGAAGCAGCCCTTGCCCTTGGAGGTCCCAAAGAGCACACCCAGATCATCATCAAGGGCAAGCGCACGAAGCGGCAGAGGCCGCAGTCGCCGATCCTTTTTGTGAATGCCGCCGACTCGCCGATCAGCTCTGAAGGAGGAGATGGGGATTGCGTCGAAGACGGCGAGGGCGACAAGGCCGCCGACCTCTCTCCCTCCACTTCTGCCAAATTCCACAGCGGCTGCACCGAGGAAGAGGAGGACATGGCCAATTGCCTGATCCTCCTAGCTCAGGGCCAATCCAAAGAGCCCCCTAGAAGGGTTGTTGTTCAGGAAGACCACGACCATAGCAATAAATTCAACAGCAAGAGGTACTTGGAGGGCTATTGTGTCTATGAGTGCAAGACTTGCAACAAGACCTTCCCTTCCTTCCAAGCCCTAGGTGGTCATCGGGCGAGCCACAAGAAGCTGAAGTTGGCAACAGCCACGGCCGAAGAGAAGCCGCCGCTGTATAAGCAATTCGTGTTCTTGCCATCCTCGCcagacgaaggaggaggaggagaattcAAGAAAGTTTCGACTTTCCCTCTTGGGAGCATCAACATTCATGGGAGCAATGGTAATTGCAAGAAGCAGGCCAAGATCCATGAGTGCTCCATCTGCGGTGCGGAGTTCACATCGGGCCAGGCCTTGGGAGGCCACATGAGGCGACACCGCCTGCCGGTCGCTGTTGGGGCGAAGCCAGAATCCGACGACGAATCCATGCGGCTGAGTGCCAACGGGCTCTTGTCCCTCGATTTGGATCTCAACCTCCCGGCCCCGGAAGAAGAGAAGTGCGATCACTTGTTTCCCTTGAGCTCCAAACAACAGCATCATCATCAGAACCAATCTCATCCTCCCATCTTCGTCTCGGCTGCCTCGGCAATCGTGGATTGCCATTACTGA
- the LOC115754985 gene encoding monocopper oxidase-like protein SKU5 codes for MAFSGHLRWWILGAAMVAMLCTGAGAIDIFMEWHVAFDATAMPLTLDQPVITINGMFPGPLINATTNDFVHVNVYNDLDEPLLFTWNGIQQRLNSWQDGVSGTNCPILPGTNWTYVFQTKDQIGTFFYFPSINFQKAAGGYGAIRVNNRVVISVPFPKPEAEYDLLIGDWYYDSYKFIRSTMRNPLVAYPGVPDTILMNGKGPYGHPLSISHESFNVTKGKIYRFRISNVGNAFSLNFRIQNHSMMIVETEGSYTNQIIVDSLDVHVGQSYSVLVTANQDEADYYMVATPKMFRVHDSSSLVGVGVLHYSNSLTQVGGPLPAGPDPFNWGFTMNQARSIRWNLTAGAARPNPQGTFNVSNVTLAETFVLQNSVEEIEGSARYVVNNVSYYTLNTPLKLADYFLNGSGIYQLNAFPTRSVNRDAACGVSVVSGIHKGWLEIVFKNNLDAMDSWHLDGFGFYVVGFGLGNWDEGARAGYNLHNPVVRSTTQVYPGGWTAVYVFLDNPGMWNLRSQHLMNWYLGEELHIRVHDPDPNPAKEQPPPDNLLLCGIFGESGAPTGSPPPAPAPAPAPWSWW; via the exons ATGGCCTTTTCAGGCCACCTCAGGTGGTGGATCTTGGGCGCAGCAATGGTGGCTATGCTGTGCACTGGAGCCGGCGCCATTGACATCTTTATGGAATGGCACGTGGCCTTCGACGCGACAGCCATGCCGCTTACTCTTGATCAACCG GTTATTACCATCAACGGAATGTTCCCTGGCCCGTTGATCAATGCGACCACCAACGATTTCGTCCACGTCAACGTCTACAATGACTTGGATGAACCTCTACTCTTCACATG GAACGGCATACAACAGAGGCTCAACTCGTGGCAGGACGGGGTTTCGGGCACCAACTGCCCTATACTGCCAGGCACAAACTGGACTTATGTGTTCCAGACCAAGGATCAGATCGGCACTTTCTTCTATTTCCCCTCCATCAACTTCCAAAAAGCGGCAGGAGGTTACGGCGCGATCCGCGTCAACAACCGTGTAGTCATCAGTGTGCCCTTCCCCAAACCCGAGGCGGAGTACGACCTTCTCATTGGCGACTGGTATTACGAcagctacaag TTCATCCGATCGACGATGAGAAACCCCCTGGTGGCATATCCAGGAGTCCCCGATACCATACTAATGAATGGGAAGGGGCCTTACGGTCACCCCTTATCGATTTCACACGAGTCCTTCAATGTCACCAAAG GGAAGATTTACAGGTTCCGAATATCGAATGTCGGCAATGCATTTAGTTTGAACTTTAGAATCCAAAATCACTCCATGATGATAGTGGAGACGGAAGGTTCGTACACTAACCAAATCATAGTGGATTCCCTTGATGTGCATGTCGGACAGTCTTACTCGGTCCTCGTGACGGCCAATCAAGACGAAGCGGATTACTACATGGTGGCGACTCCTAAAATGTTCAGGGTCCATGATTCAAGCAGCCTTGTGGGCGTTGGAGTGCTACACTACTCCAATTCTCTCACCCAAGTTGGTGGGCCTTTGCCGGCCGGACCAGATCCATTCAATTGGGGTTTCACAATGAATCAGGCTAGATCTATAAG GTGGAACTTGACTGCCGGTGCTGCCAGGCCGAACCCACAAGGGACTTTCAATGTGTCGAATGTGACCTTGGCCGAAACCTTTGTTCTGCAGAACTCCGTTGAAGAGATAGAAGGTTCAGCTCGCTATGTTGTCAACAACGTATCATACTATACCCTTAATACCCCTCTGAAGCTCGCGGACTACTTCCTCAACGGATCGGGAATTTATCAGCTAAACGCATTCCCAACTAGATCAGTCAACAGGGACGCCGCATGTGGAGTTTCGGTCGTGTCAGGGATCCACAAAGGGTGGTTGGAGATCGTGTTCAAGAATAATTTGGATGCCATGGATTCATGGCATCTTGACGGTTTCGGTTTCTATGTTGTTGG GTTTGGTCTCGGAAACTGGGATGAAGGCGCTCGTGCTGGCTACAACCTGCACAATCCCGTGGTCCGGTCGACCACACAAGTGTACCCAGGAGGGTGGACCGCGGTGTACGTCTTCCTCGACAACCCCGGAATGTGGAATCTCCGATCGCAGCATCTCATGAACTGGTACTTGGGTGAAGAACTCCATATCCGGGTCCATGACCCTGACCCGAACCCTGCCAAGGAGCAGCCGCCACCGGATAATCTCCTCCTCTGCG GAATATTTGGTGAATCTGGTGCTCCTACTGGTTCACCACCACCTGCACCTGCACCTGCACCTGCACCATGGTCATGGTGGTGA
- the LOC115751225 gene encoding ras-related protein RABC2a-like, translating into MSSSGKGWNNSFDYSFKILVIGDSGVGKSSLLLSFISNSVHDPSPTVGVDFKIKLLTVGGKRLKLTIWDTAGQERFGTLTSSYYRGAHGLILVYDVTRRETFTNLSDIWPKEVDLYSTNQDCIRILVGNKVDKESERAVTREEGRDLAQRHRCSFLECSAKTRENVNQCFKELIQKMMEVPSILEKGSVAVKKQILKQRELDQPPRQSSCCS; encoded by the exons ATGAGTTCTTCTGGGAAAGGTTGGAACAACAGCTTTGATTACTCGTTCAAGATATTGGTGATTGGGGATTCGGGTGTTGGCAAGAGCAGCCTTCTTCTCAGCTTCATCTCTAACTCTGTTCATGATCCTTCTCCTACCGTCG GTGTGGACTTTAAGATCAAGCTTTTGACTGTTGGAGGCAAGAGATTGAAGCTTACAATTTGGGATACTG CTGGACAAGAGAGGTTTGGGACATTGACAAGCTCGTATTATAGAGGCGCGCATGGACTTATATTGG TTTATGATGTGACGCGGCGAGAGACTTTCACGAATTTGTCGGATATATGGCCAAAAGAAGTGGATCTTTACTCTACAAATCAGGACTGTATCAGAATCTTAGTTGGGAACAAGGTTGATAAG GAGAGTGAAAGGGCTGTAACTagggaagaaggaagagatctAGCTCAAAGACATAGATGTTCGTTTCTTGAATGTAGCGCGAAAACTAGAGAGAACGTCAATCAATGCTTCAAGGAGCTTATACAGAAG ATGATGGAGGTGCCTAGTATACTAGAGAAGGGATCTGTGGCAGTGAAGAAGCAAATCCTAAAACAGAGAGAACTGGATCAACCGCCTCGCCAAAGCAGTTGCTGTTCGTAG